A section of the Paralichthys olivaceus isolate ysfri-2021 chromosome 14, ASM2471397v2, whole genome shotgun sequence genome encodes:
- the LOC109635790 gene encoding uncharacterized protein, which yields MAAWGSASLLLLFSVFCWNVHCFPTKKGWRQDNPYGGSFSNVETRPGRHSSLSQVAPAQPTNMNDPAVSYFYDPMEGGEYYSSYPASTRPATDPPGQAPVLDPLEESTTGLSVSRTSQPILDIIRPPPPPPFQAGELEQYEENFEDGNFERETEDLNVPPPPLPVYPKSEYQAGELSHYESIYENGNEERETEDRGYLPLPPYALSSISAAASTSEEYLQPVPVPEVEPLGPSQLYLFLTGRLPPGTHSHFQSEYESGRNHWNDVHYERYQFPTAQSPTSGPQTREDPSEDLWQEY from the exons ATGGCTGCCTGGGGTTCTGCAAG tctgctgctcctcttttcagtctTCTGCTGGAATGTTCATTGTTTTCCTACTAAAAAAG GTTGGCGCCAGGATAATCCTTATGGAGGCAGTTTCTCAAATGTGGAGACGCGTCCTGGCCGCCATAGTAGTTTATCCCAAGTTGCTCCTGCTCAGCCTACCAATATGAACGATCCTGCTGTCTCATACTTCTATGACCCAATGGAGGGGGGAGAATATTACAGTTCCTATCCAGCAAGCACTAGACCTGCTACAGATCCCCCTGGTCAGGCTCCTGTTTTGGACCCTCTGGAAGAGTCTACAACTGGCCTCAGCGTGTCCAGAACATCTCAGCCCATACTGGACATCATtcgtccccctcctccccctccatttCAGGCAGGTGAGCTTGAGCAATACGAAGAGAACTTTGAGGATGGTAACTTTGAGAGGGAAACAGAAGATCTAAATGTGCCTCCTCCACCACTTCCTGTATATCCTAAATCTGAATACCAGGCTGGTGAGTTGAGTCATTATGAATCCATCTACGAGAACGGAAATGAGGAGCGGGAAACGGAGGACCGCGGTTATTTACCACTGCCTCCCTACGCGCTGTCatccatctctgctgctgcttccacaTCTGAGGAGTACTTGCAGCCAGTTCCAGTACCAGAAGTGGAACCGCTTGGACCAAGCCAGCTTTACCTATTCTTGACTGGTCGGCTTCCTCCTGGCACGCACTCTCACTTTCAGTCAGAATATGAAAGTGGAAGAAATCACTGGAATGATGTCCACTATGAGAGATACCAGTTTCCCACTGCTCAAAGTCCAACCTCAGGCCCTCAGACAAGGGAAGATCCAAGTGAAGACCTCTGGCAGGAATACTAA